The following proteins are encoded in a genomic region of Ictalurus punctatus breed USDA103 chromosome 15, Coco_2.0, whole genome shotgun sequence:
- the ankrd33aa gene encoding photoreceptor ankyrin repeat protein, with protein sequence MANVKVIVHEDPDLGFGPDEDDSESDSRDDSDSGSILSDDSVLPDYKLEDNMEGTVNTLYQACAKNHTSSLCKMLEQGVTQEQVMELDINGRNGLMLAVSKGFVDIVYGLNGCPFLDINHQDNDGNTALMIAAQAGFVTILTYILNYYSGVDIELRDHRGFTALIKAALQGNNDCVASLLMAGADINSVDATQRKDVREWALKTGHFETFMRLTQLSSRPRAEQFCETYVPEWPSLKELVRKATTTKSAGQKVAHRLKATFTFSFPQDPQENGVLDHMVRITTSIHSPLVVTGCRPLCPMSPPEMGKRHLAMPRPMQQNPDHKLKNHSNGSIFSASSTISAGSSVSQASCYSDTEHKSSMFSRASSRIRRLVPHSIACHNSIFPTSCIPQIKVTKSADPTPKKEKKRKMTKGYLEPPVWKYKEAKMEKKKEKQQKEKEKACKTNTEKSAKKKSKK encoded by the exons ATGGCTAATGTTAAAGTCATCGTGCATGAGGATCCAGATCTGGGCTTTGGTCCAGATGAGGATGACTCTGAGTCTGATTCTCGGGATGATTCAGACTCCGGGAGCATACTCTCGGATGACTCTGTCCTCCCTGACTATAAGCTGGAGGACAATATGGAGGGCACGGTCAACACTCTGTATCAGGCATGTGCAAAGAACCACACCTCGTCCCTGTGCAAAATGCTGGAGCAGGGCGTGACTCAGGAACAAGTCATGGAGCTGGACATCAACGGCAGG AATGGCCTTATGCTGGCAGTTTCCAAAGGCTTCGTAGATATCGTGTATGGCCTGAATGGGTGTCCGTTTTTAGATATTAATCATCAAGATAATGATGGAAACACAGCACTCATGATTGCAGCACAAGCTG GTTTTGTCACTATCCTAACCTACATTCTGAACTACTATTCTGGTGTGGACATTGAGCTCAGAGACCACAGAGGCTTCACTGCTCTCATTAAAGCAGCCTTACAGGGCAACAACGACTGTGTGGCCTCGCTGCTCATGGCTG GTGCAGACATAAATTCAGTAGATGCCACACAGAGGAAGGATGTAAGAGAATGGGCACTAAAAACAGGACACTTTGAAACGTTTATGCGGCTGACACAACTGTCCAGCCGGCCCCGCGCAGAGCAGTTCTGTGAAACCTACGTCCCAGAGTGGCCAAGTCTTAAAGAGCTGGTGAGAAAAGCCACAACCACAAAAAGTGCAGGGCAGAAGGTCGCCCATCGTTTGAAGGCCACATTCACTTTCAGTTTTCCACAAGATCCTCAGGAAAATGGCGTCCTGGATCACATGGTGCGTATCACCACAAGCATCCACAGTCCCCTGGTGGTCACAGGCTGCCGTCCACTCTGTCCCATGAGCCCACCAGAGATGGGCAAGAGGCATTTAGCCATGCCCAGACCGATGCAGCAGAATCCAGACCATAAGCTCAAAAACCACAGCAATGGCTCCATCTTCTCAGCCTCCTCCACCATCAGCGCTGGATCATCTGTGTCTCAGGCCTCATGCTACTCAGACACAGAGCATAAGAGCAGCATGTTCTCCAGGGCCTCCAGCAGGATACGCAGGCTGGTCCCACATAGCATAGCATGCCACAACAGCATCTTCCCCACCAGCTGCATCCCTCAAATCAAAGTGACCAAGTCAGCTGATCCAACCCccaagaaggagaagaaaaggaagatgACGAAAGGTTACCTGGAGCCACCTGTCTGGAAGTACAAGGAGgcaaaaatggaaaagaaaaaagagaagcaacagaaggagaaggagaaggctTGTAAGACGAATACGGAAAAATCGGCcaagaaaaagtcaaaaaaatga